The window CGGACGCTGGGGTGTTAACTATATTTATGGAACATGGTCCGTGCTTTGCGGCCTGCGTCAGGCCGGGGAAGACATGAATTCTTCCTACGTCTGCAAGGCTGTGGAATGGTTTGAAAACCACCAGAACAAAGACGGCGGATGGGGCGAATCCTGCCTGAGTTACAACGATAAGAACTACGCCGGACTTGGTGATTCCACCGCCTCTCAGACCTCGTGGGCCCTGCTGGGACTCATGGCAGCCGGACGTGTACACTCCAAGGCCGTCAGCCGAGGCGTACGTTATCTGCTGGAAAACCAGAAAGATGACGGCAGCTGGGATGAGACTCTGTACACCGGAACCGGATTCCCGCGTGTATTCTACCTGCGCTACCACGGCTACTCCCAGTACTTCCCCATGTGGGCACTGGGCGTGTACAAACGCTTCGTAGCTGATGAAGACACCAAGCAAATCATGATGCGCCGCAACTCCCCGCTCGACCTCGGCAGGAAGTGGTAGAAATGAACAACAGTTCACTTTTGATCAGTAACACGGTCCCGGCCTATGAAACAGGCCCGGATGACCGCATGCACTGCCACTGGTTCATGCACCACCTGCAAGAAGCTGCTACCGCCCATGCGGATTCACTTGGCTTCGGTATTGAAGACATGGCAAAACTGGGCTGTTTCTGGGTGCTGACTTCCATGCGGATCGAGATTGCAGAACTGCCTCTGCGTGAGAAAAAATTCTCGCTTACAACATGGTCACGGGGAGCCAAAAAGCTGCGTGCCTTTCGCGAGTTTTCCGGCTGCGATGAAAATGAACGCGAAATCATCCGCGCCTCTTCCGAATGGATGGTGCTGGACGCTGAAACACGCAGGCCCATAGCCATTGATCCAAAGCTGAACTTACACGCACAGGACCGCTGTGTATTCCCTGATGCAATGAAAAGATTGCGTCCCGGCACACCTGAAAAGGAAATACGTTCCCTAAACGTAGGCTACAGCTCTCTTGACGCTAACGGTCACGTCAACAACACCGAATACCTGCGCTGGTCCTTTGACAGTCTGCGTCAAAAAGGATTTGATCAGAATAAGGTAAAATCCATCCGAATCGCCTTTCTGTCTGAAGTCTTTGAAGGCAATTCAGTCAAACTCATGAATTGCGATTGTGAGGATGATGGGTTTGAATTGATCGGGCTGAATGAGAGTGAAGGTAAGGCTGCTTTTGCTTTGAAAATAGAATAGCACCGATAACTAAACATAAATTTAAAAGCTCAGGATATGGTTTCATATTCTGAGCTTTTTTCGTATTTGCTGGCAATACTCTACAACCCCTAGAATTATAAAACTAATCTTTGACAATATTTTATATACTATATAAAAACAGAAAAACAATAACAAAAAATTAACTCAAGGACTCGCTATGAATATATTTAAAACAAGTTTCATCTGCATGCTGGCAATATTTTGCTTGGCCGCACAGCCTGTACAAGCTGATGAAAAAGAGAAAATGGAAGTTGCTCTGGAATTGATACGCGAATCAATCAATATGCAAGCCATGTACATAACATTTGAGAACATGACCATGGCCACAATTGAAAACGACATCAACAATGACCTCAAAACAATGGGGCACAGAAAGCCATTAATTAAAGCATACAAAGAAGCAGTAAAAGAAGCTTTTTACGATCCAAAAGTTATTGATGGACAACAATCCCTGTATGCTAAAATCTATGCCAAAGAATTCACCAAACAAGAGCTTGAAGAGCTGCTGCATTTCTACAGAACACATCTAGGAAAAAAATTCATGAAAAAACAGCCTCACATCGCAATAGCAGCCTACGAGAAAGCCTCCGAATTAGTCGGCCCTGTCTTTGTCAGTGTATGTAATAAAAAACTGGCTCCCAAAATTGAAAAACTGCAAAAAGACGGGATTATGCCTACGGAGTAATATAGATGGTAAAGTTTAAATCCATACTTCTCTGTCTCTTTGCAATTATCGCAATCATGAGCCAGACCATACCTGCCAGTGCTCAAAAAGATATGCGCATGAAAGCTGCGCAAGAACTTGAAAAAGAAACGTTTGACATTGACGACTATTACAATTCTTTCGGATATATCGCATTGATGAAACTAAAAAAAGAGATGAATAAGAACCCTGCAACATCGAAATATGAAAAGCCATTATTTAAAGCTCTTGTAGATGCTTTGGATGAAGCTTTTTACGATGATGAAACCCTCAACATAATAGAACGAGCTCGTAGCGAAATTCTTTACGAAGAATTCAATGAAAAAGAACTTAAAGAGCTACTGGTTTTTGCTAAAACACCTGTAGGAAAGAAATTTATGGCAAGACAGCGAGACTTGGTCCATAAAACAGAAAATAAAATGGCACCTGAACTAAACACTATTTTTTCAAACAAACTTAACCAAAAATTTAACAATAAAATTGAATTACTCATAAAAACCGGCACTATTTCAGAAAATAGTGCCATAAAGCTAGAGTAAAAAACGACATACGAATTACCCCACACACCTACAAAAGCCCGGAATGCACCCAGCGTTCCGGGCTTTTTAATGCAGACATACCTACATACAGATGGTAATTGTAAACCATGCGTAAACCACTGCAAACAATCCTTATCAAACCCGCAGGGCCGGACTGCAACATGGCCTGCACCTATTGTTTCTATCTGAAAAAAAACAAACTATTTATTGATAGTCCGAGCCATCGCATGTCCGGGGATGTACTGAAAGAGCTGATCCGTCAGGCCATGGGGCAATCTGAAGATCAAATTAACTTCATCTGGCAGGGCGGAGAACCTACGTTGATGGGGCTGGATTTCTACCGCAGGGCAATTGAATTGCAGCAACGATTCGGGCATGGGCAAATGGTGGGCAACGGACTACAAACCAATGGGCTGCTCATTGACGACGAATGGATCAATTTCCTCAAAGAATACAATTGGCTGGTAGGAATATCGCTAGACGGCCCGGAACACGTGCACAACCATTACCGCCGCACAAAAAGCGGGAACGGCACGTGGAAAAAGGTTGTAGCCAGTGCCAAAAAAATGATTGAAGCCGATCTGGCAGTTAACGCCCTCATTGTTGTAAACGACTATTCCGTGCGCTTCCCGGATGAAATCTACCAATTTCATAAAAATCTGGGTTTACCCCACATGCAGTTCATCCCCTGCGTTGAAACGGACAGAAACGATCCTTCTCGCCTATCCCCTTTTTCAGTTCCTGCCGAAGAATACGGCTCTTTCCTATGCCGCATTTTCGACCTTTGGATGGAAGATTTTTCAGACCTTACGCCGACCACTTCCGTACGCATGTTTGATTCATTATTTCATTATTACATAGGGCACCCTCCGCCGGAATGCACCCTGCTGAATGAATGCGGAACCTATGTGGTGATGGAACACAACGGCGATGTCTTTTCATGTGACTTCTTTGTGCAGCCAGAATGGCGTCTCGGCAATATAAAAGATTCCAGCCTGTCTGATATGCTCAATTCCGGGAAGCAACATACGTTCGGTTGCAGAAAGGCCAACCTGCCAAACGCGTGTATTCACTGTAACTGGCTACCCCTCTGCCGTGGTGGATGCCCCAAAGACCAATTTACAACTGAGGACGGAAATGCCTTTAACCATCTGTGCCCGGCATACAAGATGTTCTTCGAATATTCGGACAAAATATTCAGCCAGTTAGCCAAAGAGTGGAAAAAACAATACTCTGCCATGCAAGCAAATAACCGCACCCCAGAAAAGGACTCCTACAACAAACCAGGCAGAAATCAGCCCTGCCCCTGCGGAAGTGGAAAAAAATTTAAAAGGTGCTGCGGAGCATAATTAATAAAACTTGCACCCATTCATCATTATCACGTATAGTGGTTCTAATTCCCTAGATCGGCTTATTGCGTACTTTCATTGCACGGTTACGAGCAATCTGTCGGTTTGCTGCCAGCGGTCGGCACGATACTCCCCAAAAAAAGGAGCAGGGCAATGAAAGACAAAACACGGCGTGAATTCCTAAAAAATAGTCTGGCACTCACGGCAGGAGCTGTGGCCTCCGGTGTGCTGGCTGACACAAATTCAGCCTCAGCAAAATCGACAAGCAAAGGCCCAAAAAAATCCTCCGGAAAAAAGACCGGAAAGAAACGGCCCAACATTCTGCTGATCATCACCGATCAGCAGCGTCAGGAACAGCACTGGCCCCCCGGATGGCTGGATGAAAACATGCCCAGCATGGCCCGTTTGCAAAAAAAAGGCGTAACTTTCACGAATAATTTTATCGCCGCAGCGGCCTGCTCCCCCAGCCGCGCAACCTTCCTGACCGGAGTTTATCCCAGCGTCCACGGAGTGACACAGGTTCCGCCCAATCCTCCCCTGCGTAGCGACATCACCAATATTTTTAAAATGGCTGAAAAAGCCGGATACGATATCGCCTACAAGGGGAAAATGCATCTCTTCACCCCGCAAAGCAATCCTTCAACGGACAATTTCACCAGCTACGATATCAAATGGGCCTCGGACAACTACAGTACCCACCGCTGGAATCCGCCGGATTGCGCAGTAGATATCGGCGGCAACCCATGGATCGGAGGTGGTTATCCCGGTAATGATCAACGCTTTGTAGACGGAGTGCCGGACACTTACAACCGCATGACCCCGGCCATAGAGAAAGGCGAAACTATTTACGAATATCTGGACAACCATGATCCTGAAGAGGACAAACCGTTCCTTATGGTTGCCTCCTTCGGCAACCCGCACGACATCAGTGCTTGGCCTGATCAGGATAAATGGGGATACAATAAGGAAGACTATGCGGATCTCACGGAAATTAACCTGCCGCCAAACTATAATGACAATCTGGATGAAAAACCATCCGCTCAGAAGGAATATCAAAAACTCTGCGACAAAGTATCCAGCTGTCCCACGAAAAAGGACCGCGTAGGATTCTGCCGCTTCTATGCCCATCTGCATAGAGTGGTTGATAAACAGATTTCAGCAGTTCTTGACAAGCTTGACGAAAAGGGGCTCACCGAGGATACCATCATTTTCCGTTTCGCCGACCATGGAGAGCAAAGCTGGTCCCACCAGATGATCCAGAAAGGAGTCAACAGCTATCAGGAAACCATCAACGTACCGCTGATCATCTCCAACCCGAAGCTTTTCCCTGAAGGAAAGAAGACCAAATCATTTTCCAGCCTGATCGACCTTGTTCCGACCGTAGCAGAACTGACCGGAGCCGCATCTCCTGAGGAACTCAAATCCAAGGGAATTCACGGCAAATCCCTTGTCCCGGTAATGGACAATCCAGTCGCAAGTGTCCGCGACAGGGCCATGTTCTTCACCGAAGACTGCGAATCTCTTTTTGAGGGATTGCTGGGAATAAAGAATGTCTATGATACAGTTGCGGGAAAAATCCGCAGCATACGCTATAAGGACTGGATGTACGCCGTGTACTTCACCAACAAGGGCACAAAGCTGGAGTATGAGCTGTACAATCTAAAAGATGATCCGGGACAGCTGGTCAATCTGGCTTGGGGATCACGCCGGAAAGCAAACTTTGCCCAGATGCAGAAGCTGCACGATATGCTGACTGCTGAGCTGAAGCTGTACGATGCATTCCCGAAAGGTTTTAAGTGGCCGTTGAAGGCGGGAATTAAGACTGTATAAAACGAATTATCCTCCGGCGCGAACGGGGGATAATTCATTTTACAATCCAGCGTATATTAATTAATAAAACATCAAACTGAGACAATCCCGAGGCATGTTTTTCAATATAACTTTATTTTGCAATAATTCTACCCCTAAGCCCCCGCATCACTTGACTTCCCATCAATTGTCAGCTAAATATACCGCCTTTCGTGCAGTAATATTATTGCGCGCTCTTTCTGATGTACGAGGTCTTCGCCTTACATGAATTCAAGGATAATGGTGAGTTGCAGGAGCAACACATTCGTCCCCGCGAAGACATTTTTATGCTTGTCCGGTTTGCCGGGCATTTAACAATTTTTCCGCAAAGAGAGAATGGATTATGCAAGTTGCAGGTAAAGAACTTGAGGTTCAGCAGGGTGCGCTTTGCGGCGAGGTTCTCAAAGAGGCCTTGTCCAAGAAGCAGTTCAAGAACGTTGTAGTTGCCAAAAATGGCGAAACGCTTCTTGATCTCACCACCACCGTGCCTGCCGACTGTACCGACCTTGAGCCGGTAATGGCTGACTCTGCAGAAGGTCTGGAAGTAATCCGCCACTCCACTGCACACCTTATGGCTGAAGCAGTGAAGAAGCTCTTCCCCACAGCCAAAGTAACCATCGGCCCCTCCATTGCCAGCGGCTTCTACTATGACTTCGATTACGAACGCCCCTTCACTCCTGAAGATCTGGAGGCCATCGAAGCCGAAATGCTGCGCCGTGTAGGTGCCAACGAAGAATTTACCTGCGAAGTGCTTTCCAGTGCAGATGCACTTAAAAAGTTCGAGGGAATGGGCGAAGATTACAAGATCGAACTGATCAACGATCTGGGTGAAGAAACAGTTTCCGTTTACACCAACGGCGAATTTGCAGACCTTTGCCGCGGCCCCCACGTGGCCCGCACAGGCATGCTTAAGGCTTTCAAGCTGCTCTCCGTTGCAGGTGCTTACTGGCGCGGTGATGAAAACCGCCAGCAGTTGCAGCGTATTTACGGAACCGCTTTCCCCGATCCTAAGTCTCTGAAAAAACATCTTGCCCAGCTTGAAGAAGCTAAAAAACGCGACCACCGCAAACTGGGAACCCAGCTTGATCTCTTTTCCGTAAGCCCTGAAGTGGGTGCGGGTATGATCATCTGGCACCCTAAAGGAGCACTGGTCCGGGCTATCCTTGAAGACTTCGAACGCAAGGAACACCTCAAACGCGGCTACCAGTTCGTACAGGGCCCGCTCATTCTCAAACGCGAACTTTGGGAAAAATCAGGCCACTACGACAACTACCGCGAGAACATGTACTTTACTGAGATTGATGAACAGTCCTACGGCATCAAGCCCATGAACTGCCTTTCTCACATGCTGGTATTCAAATCCAGACTGCGCAGCTACCGCGATATGCCCCAGCGTTACTTTGAGCTGGGTGTGGTCCACCGCCATGAAAAATCCGGAGTGCTGCACGGCCTGCTCCGC is drawn from Desulfovibrio sp. JC022 and contains these coding sequences:
- a CDS encoding DUF2059 domain-containing protein, whose protein sequence is MNIFKTSFICMLAIFCLAAQPVQADEKEKMEVALELIRESINMQAMYITFENMTMATIENDINNDLKTMGHRKPLIKAYKEAVKEAFYDPKVIDGQQSLYAKIYAKEFTKQELEELLHFYRTHLGKKFMKKQPHIAIAAYEKASELVGPVFVSVCNKKLAPKIEKLQKDGIMPTE
- a CDS encoding anaerobic sulfatase maturase encodes the protein MRKPLQTILIKPAGPDCNMACTYCFYLKKNKLFIDSPSHRMSGDVLKELIRQAMGQSEDQINFIWQGGEPTLMGLDFYRRAIELQQRFGHGQMVGNGLQTNGLLIDDEWINFLKEYNWLVGISLDGPEHVHNHYRRTKSGNGTWKKVVASAKKMIEADLAVNALIVVNDYSVRFPDEIYQFHKNLGLPHMQFIPCVETDRNDPSRLSPFSVPAEEYGSFLCRIFDLWMEDFSDLTPTTSVRMFDSLFHYYIGHPPPECTLLNECGTYVVMEHNGDVFSCDFFVQPEWRLGNIKDSSLSDMLNSGKQHTFGCRKANLPNACIHCNWLPLCRGGCPKDQFTTEDGNAFNHLCPAYKMFFEYSDKIFSQLAKEWKKQYSAMQANNRTPEKDSYNKPGRNQPCPCGSGKKFKRCCGA
- a CDS encoding DUF2059 domain-containing protein, which codes for MVKFKSILLCLFAIIAIMSQTIPASAQKDMRMKAAQELEKETFDIDDYYNSFGYIALMKLKKEMNKNPATSKYEKPLFKALVDALDEAFYDDETLNIIERARSEILYEEFNEKELKELLVFAKTPVGKKFMARQRDLVHKTENKMAPELNTIFSNKLNQKFNNKIELLIKTGTISENSAIKLE
- a CDS encoding acyl-[acyl-carrier-protein] thioesterase, yielding MNNSSLLISNTVPAYETGPDDRMHCHWFMHHLQEAATAHADSLGFGIEDMAKLGCFWVLTSMRIEIAELPLREKKFSLTTWSRGAKKLRAFREFSGCDENEREIIRASSEWMVLDAETRRPIAIDPKLNLHAQDRCVFPDAMKRLRPGTPEKEIRSLNVGYSSLDANGHVNNTEYLRWSFDSLRQKGFDQNKVKSIRIAFLSEVFEGNSVKLMNCDCEDDGFELIGLNESEGKAAFALKIE
- the thrS gene encoding threonine--tRNA ligase; protein product: MQVAGKELEVQQGALCGEVLKEALSKKQFKNVVVAKNGETLLDLTTTVPADCTDLEPVMADSAEGLEVIRHSTAHLMAEAVKKLFPTAKVTIGPSIASGFYYDFDYERPFTPEDLEAIEAEMLRRVGANEEFTCEVLSSADALKKFEGMGEDYKIELINDLGEETVSVYTNGEFADLCRGPHVARTGMLKAFKLLSVAGAYWRGDENRQQLQRIYGTAFPDPKSLKKHLAQLEEAKKRDHRKLGTQLDLFSVSPEVGAGMIIWHPKGALVRAILEDFERKEHLKRGYQFVQGPLILKRELWEKSGHYDNYRENMYFTEIDEQSYGIKPMNCLSHMLVFKSRLRSYRDMPQRYFELGVVHRHEKSGVLHGLLRVRSFTQDDAHLICRPDQLRDEIIGVAKFVGDVMDLFGFDYEAEVSTKPEKAIGSDEDWDKATEALEGALNEMGMEYSINEGDGAFYGPKIDIIIKDALERRWQCATIQCDFTLPERFDLSYVGEDGERHRPVMLHRVILGSIERFIGVLLEHTGGALPAWLSPVQAKILTVTDSQNEFAQKVLQFLQEKGIRAEVDDRNEKLGYKVREAQLDKIPFMLVVGDKEVAAESVNVRARDGEDPGLKSIEEAAELISTAINEPFKRGGMSYSFS
- a CDS encoding sulfatase-like hydrolase/transferase; amino-acid sequence: MKDKTRREFLKNSLALTAGAVASGVLADTNSASAKSTSKGPKKSSGKKTGKKRPNILLIITDQQRQEQHWPPGWLDENMPSMARLQKKGVTFTNNFIAAAACSPSRATFLTGVYPSVHGVTQVPPNPPLRSDITNIFKMAEKAGYDIAYKGKMHLFTPQSNPSTDNFTSYDIKWASDNYSTHRWNPPDCAVDIGGNPWIGGGYPGNDQRFVDGVPDTYNRMTPAIEKGETIYEYLDNHDPEEDKPFLMVASFGNPHDISAWPDQDKWGYNKEDYADLTEINLPPNYNDNLDEKPSAQKEYQKLCDKVSSCPTKKDRVGFCRFYAHLHRVVDKQISAVLDKLDEKGLTEDTIIFRFADHGEQSWSHQMIQKGVNSYQETINVPLIISNPKLFPEGKKTKSFSSLIDLVPTVAELTGAASPEELKSKGIHGKSLVPVMDNPVASVRDRAMFFTEDCESLFEGLLGIKNVYDTVAGKIRSIRYKDWMYAVYFTNKGTKLEYELYNLKDDPGQLVNLAWGSRRKANFAQMQKLHDMLTAELKLYDAFPKGFKWPLKAGIKTV